GCTGGCGGCCAGGAACGTCCATATTCACAATACTCATGATCCGCCAGTCGATATCCAGCGAATGCTCAACAATCCCACCATTCAACACATGAATCCCAGGATACTGAAGCTTCATGCCAAGATTTTTAGGGTATCCACCGTCGATTAGGAGGCACGGTTGCTTCAGCGTCGTTGGGTTAATCTCAATGCCCTTTGGCATACTAGCGACCCACACCACAATATCCGCTTGGGGTAGGGCTTCATCGAGGCTCATGATTTTACCTCGGCCTAGCTCCTCGTGCAGATTTTGCAACCGCTCTTGGTTGCGGGCAACAAGCAGCAGTTCTTTGACATCCATCCGGGCGTCGAGCCAGCGACAAACCGCGCTGCCAATATCACCTGTAGCGCCACAGACGGCAACCGTCGCATCCGAAAGATTAATCCCCAGTTTGGGTGCGGACTGCTCGACCTGCCGACAAATAATGTAAGCAGTGTGGGTATTGCCAGTGGTGAACCGCTCAAACTCCAGCTTCACGTTGCGTACCTGGCGAATCTGCTGGAGGTTAAAGTTTTCAAAAATAATGGAGGAGAACCCACCTAACGCCGTGATATCAATGCCGTGCTTTTGGGCATGAGCCATAGCGTTCACAATTTTGCGGGTCGCCGCTTTGATCCGACGGTTGGCTAGCATTTCTGGCAGGAAGCAGGACTCCACGTAACGTCCCTCAATTTCTTGCCCGGTTAAACTTTTAACCTTAATGGTGTCCACAATCTGAGGGGGAGCGCTACACCAA
The Synechococcales cyanobacterium T60_A2020_003 DNA segment above includes these coding regions:
- a CDS encoding long-chain acyl-[acyl-carrier-protein] reductase, with protein sequence MFGLIGHLTSLEHAQEVARDLGYPEYADQGLDFWCSAPPQIVDTIKVKSLTGQEIEGRYVESCFLPEMLANRRIKAATRKIVNAMAHAQKHGIDITALGGFSSIIFENFNLQQIRQVRNVKLEFERFTTGNTHTAYIICRQVEQSAPKLGINLSDATVAVCGATGDIGSAVCRWLDARMDVKELLLVARNQERLQNLHEELGRGKIMSLDEALPQADIVVWVASMPKGIEINPTTLKQPCLLIDGGYPKNLGMKLQYPGIHVLNGGIVEHSLDIDWRIMSIVNMDVPGRQLFACFAESMLLEFEKLYTNFSWGRNQITLEKMDLIGQVSVKHGFQPLLI